From Pogoniulus pusillus isolate bPogPus1 chromosome 17, bPogPus1.pri, whole genome shotgun sequence, the proteins below share one genomic window:
- the LYSMD2 gene encoding lysM and putative peptidoglycan-binding domain-containing protein 2 isoform X1, protein MAESLREEPPGGPESEAELSQRLAHTKARSYGSTASVAAPLAERYVEHRLSAGDTLQGIALKYGVTMEQIKRANKLFTNDCIFLRKTLNIPVISEKPLLFNGLNSLESPENETVDSSPSCDEGRVTVQEESSSSPSPQEPDNQRTSPEELSAKDYLQRLDLQIKLSKQAARKLKDDSVRRRMRKAPMQLLRITSRRQM, encoded by the exons ATGGCCGAGTCGCTGCGGGAGGAGCCGCCGGGCGGGCCGGAGTCGGAGGCCGAGCTGTCGCAGCGGCTGGCCCACACGAAGGCCCGCTCGTACGGCAGCACGGCGAGCGTGGCGGCGCCGCTGGCCGAGCGTTACGTGGAGCATCGGCTCAGCGCTGGGGATACGCTGCAGGGCATCGCCCTCAAGTACGGTGTCACG ATGGAACAAATAAAGAGGGCAAACAAACTGTTCACAAATGACTGTATATTTCTGAGGAAAACCTTGAATATTCCTGTTATATCAGAGAAACCATTACTGTTCAATGGACTTAATTCACTGGAGTCCCCTGAGAATGAAACTGTTGACAGCTCCCCTTCTTGTGACGAAGGACGAGTGACAGTTCAGGAAGAAAGTAGTTCTTCTCCCAGTCCTCAAGAGCCTGACAATCAGCGCACTTCACCAGAAGAACTATCTGCCAAAGATTACCTACAGAGGTTGGACTTGCAGATTAAGTTATCCAAACAAGCAGCCAGAAAACTAAAAGATGACAGTGTCAG GAGGAGAATGAGGAAGGCCCCTATGCAACTTCTTCGTATCACCAGTAGAAGACAGATGTGA
- the LYSMD2 gene encoding lysM and putative peptidoglycan-binding domain-containing protein 2 isoform X2 has protein sequence MAESLREEPPGGPESEAELSQRLAHTKARSYGSTASVAAPLAERYVEHRLSAGDTLQGIALKYGVTMEQIKRANKLFTNDCIFLRKTLNIPVISEKPLLFNGLNSLESPENETVDSSPSCDEGRVTVQEESSSSPSPQEPDNQRTSPEELSAKDYLQRLDLQIKLSKQAARKLKDDSVRQEENEEGPYATSSYHQ, from the exons ATGGCCGAGTCGCTGCGGGAGGAGCCGCCGGGCGGGCCGGAGTCGGAGGCCGAGCTGTCGCAGCGGCTGGCCCACACGAAGGCCCGCTCGTACGGCAGCACGGCGAGCGTGGCGGCGCCGCTGGCCGAGCGTTACGTGGAGCATCGGCTCAGCGCTGGGGATACGCTGCAGGGCATCGCCCTCAAGTACGGTGTCACG ATGGAACAAATAAAGAGGGCAAACAAACTGTTCACAAATGACTGTATATTTCTGAGGAAAACCTTGAATATTCCTGTTATATCAGAGAAACCATTACTGTTCAATGGACTTAATTCACTGGAGTCCCCTGAGAATGAAACTGTTGACAGCTCCCCTTCTTGTGACGAAGGACGAGTGACAGTTCAGGAAGAAAGTAGTTCTTCTCCCAGTCCTCAAGAGCCTGACAATCAGCGCACTTCACCAGAAGAACTATCTGCCAAAGATTACCTACAGAGGTTGGACTTGCAGATTAAGTTATCCAAACAAGCAGCCAGAAAACTAAAAGATGACAGTGTCAG ACAGGAGGAGAATGAGGAAGGCCCCTATGCAACTTCTTCGTATCACCAGTAG